The Gossypium raimondii isolate GPD5lz chromosome 2, ASM2569854v1, whole genome shotgun sequence genome segment aatcaatctAGTAAAGtcacaaaatacaaaaactaacataattttttttaaaaaaatcttaaattttaatgaaagatgGTCCATTTCCTTCCCCTCAAAGGAAAGCAGGCTAATGTCTCTAATGGATTCAAAGTCAAGCATATCGAAACACTTTCCCCTAAAGCTTTGTTTCTATCCATTCTCTCAACAAACCCTAAGCTTCAATCCAACTTccaaagcatatatatataacatatatatatacacatatttttagGTGAAAGTCCCTTAGAGATCACTATATTACAGGGACTGTACCAAATTTAATCCATCAAATAAGACCATCTGGAATAAAGCTAACATTTACCGTTTAATAGAGTTAAatcttttaagatttttatgacGCAATACATGAAAtcttttgtttggaattgaattgcaattgagaaatataattttcaagacattttttatacaataaatgttaattttgttacaatttaaacttatttgattctttttaatagtttagagactaaattggtctatttaataatagagaGACTAATTTGATCCAGTCCCTAAAATATAGGGACCTCCCAGGTACtttaacctatatatatatatatatatgaagcaACACAAAATATGACACCATTGGAACCCCTCATATGTACAACTATACCTATGGGAATCATCAAACAAAGTGAAACATTAAGCATCATAACACTTGCAAAAGGAGTCTCATTTTAACACCAAGaacccttttattttaattgacaTGGACAAAACAAATAATGAAGAGTGCTTGAATATTTTATTGCCACAAGCTCATTCAAATGAACAAGAATTCAACTAAAACTAACTAGGATTCGATACACAACAATACAATAACATAAGAACTTTTCAACTAAATTACCTACCTAcgaattttcctttttttaccTGAGATCCTAAGAGTGCGACCCTCCTTTCATGTTTACAGATGCTGTCAGGATGTTCAAACTCAAAAGTTATCCAATATCTTCACTATATTCCTATGTAAAACTTGTCCCGAGGATACAAAGAGCATTGCAGCAGTTATAAAAGCCTAAGTGCAAACTTGCGAAATCAATATGGACAATACAAAAGacagaaagaaaataaagaaaacactTACATGAGCAGTATACATTGTACTTGAAATCGATCGAGCATGAAAAAGGTACCAATTTCCTCAACGAGTATGGAACTAGGATTATTGATCCCTCCATCTTGGACTGGGGTAGGGAAAAAAACCAGAAGGTGACAATGGGAAAAAACCAGGAGATGGTGGAGGTTGAGGCCCTGGACCTAAAACCCCTGGTTGACCCATGGAGGAGAAAGCAAAATTAGGACTAAGTGGAGGAAATTGAACCCCGGGAGAAAGTAAACCGTAAGGGGAGCGAGGGGACAACAAATTCATATAGCCAGTAGGTGATGACAAAAGGAACTGAGAAGTTGGTGAAGGTAAAAGGCCAGGTCCATTCATTCGTGGTGATGGCAGATTGGACATTGGTGTAATGGGACCATTCATACGTGGATGAGGGAGATTAGGTGCCATTGGTACAGGACCATTTACTCCTCTTGGTGAAGGAAGAGCCGGCATTGGTGGATTAGGAAGTAAACCGGAAGACGGTGGTGGAAGGTGAGGTTGCCCTGGAACCAGCGGATGTAGTTGAGGTTGAACTTGATTTCCAACTGGACTTGGATCTATAAGAGAAGTTTGAAGATATCGCATATAAGCAGATATAGGAGAGTCAGCTGTGTTTGCCCATGGAGCATCACCAGGAACCATAGGTTGCATCATTGTAGATGGTGGTTGTCCATATTGACCAGGTGGTCCAGGCCTAACTAAGCCAGGGTTATTATATGGACCAGGAGGTGGAACCGGAGCCGGTGCATGAGCAGGAACAGGGGCAGGGACAGGAGCCGGGGGAGGAATATGAGGCCGATTGATTGGTGTCAATGGTGGAGGCCTAATTCTCTGCAACCTCATACTTTGGGGTTTTGGTGGATTCTGTGGAGGCCTTGGCAAAGGATCATTATGTGACGGTGAACCAGTGAGTTGTTGAACAATGTTCCTGAAATCATTCTTGCTAATATTGTAAACTTGAGGCTGAGGCTGTTGCCTAGTTGCATTATTAGCGAAATTAGGTTGATGCAACGGGCTCTTCTTTATATTCTTCCCGATTTTGTTCACACCAAGATGATCATTAAGCCGATTCTTCGAATTATCCATTTCACCACAAAACCGAACCACAACAAACTAACCCCAAGTTTTCCAAACACCCACAAAATCAAACCACTCAAAACCTTCaacaaaatatccaaaaaaaaaaacccttaaaattcAAGCTTAAGCACCAGCTAGAAATCTTTCACAGCAACAACCTAAAACTTCACATATGCTACAAAAGTGTAGTAACTAAAAAAGCATCAAACTTTATGATTCCAAGTTCAAATCTCCACCAAAAATCAACCAAacccaaaaaccctaaatataaaTCCTTCAAATTTCCCCCAAAGAATGGCTCAAAACCCTAATTCAGTTTCCTGcatcataaacataaaaatacctAAACTCAAAAAAACAAATCTCAGATATGCTCAGATATGCAGATTACAATAAAgatcaaacatttaaaaaacaattagtcccaaaaaccaaaacccatatcttaaaattcaatcaatttcacAATAAGATTAAAACCgcaagtaaaaattaaaaatatatataaatgagagAGAGAAAATGGGGAGAAAAAACATACCAGGTTTTGTAATTATGAATTCCCAGTGTAGATCTTCATCCTTTTGGTAGAATGAGGAaaaaaggactgaattgaaagaaaaatcaaaggaaaaagTTAGCCAGAAAGGAAAGTAAACCCTAGGGCTAGCGAAGGAGCTGCTGGTAGAGACTAACGTGCGCTGTGGGTCGATGAGGAAATGAATATTGAGCTTAATTTTgaccattttttttcctttcattattttttttttcttctattatgCGTTGTGTGGGTCCAATAATTAGTGACGAAAAATTGACGTGGAAGATAATGGAataatgagaaaataataattagaggTGGGAAAAAAATGATGTAAAGTCTACGTTTTGATCactgaatttaaaaatattacaaaatgatcgttaaattatttaaaaaattttatttaagtaagcaagttgTTAAATTCATTGTTGTGTGACCTTCCTTATTTGCACCGCCTATACTaatcgaaagtttttatttactttctcttctgtaatttaatttttttcataaaataactttgaatgtcaagaatttttgaaaccaaaatctgaacatctttctttttcaatatttaacaCTAACCGTCAGATTAACTTAGATTTAGAGTAAGTTATTCTACTTGTCGATGGGTACTGATCCACCGTATTGATACTTGGAGCTCGTTAgccaaactttttttaaaaaaaaacttaatagtcCATATACTTAAATAGAAActtcgaataattcaatgaccattttgtaactttttgaagtttagttaTCAAAACGTAagcttattaataatttagtgaccttaaatgtaatttacccgaaaagaagttgaatttgaatattataacACTCGACTTGAAACTAGAATCTAGTCGAtgcataataaataaaaagtcagATAAAACTCACACAAGGAATACAAATATGATGATAGTGAGACCCATACATATCATAATTGCAATTTGCAAATGGTGAGAATGAAATCCGAACCTTTAGAGTTCATAACCTCATGCCAAAGTTTTATTAGCaatatctaattaattttttattacatttataaatttcaaaataagtttcttttaacatttttatatctattttatcgtctatatttagaatttatgaTTATACCTCTTAACAATATCatttctaaaattcaaatatcagtAATTTCGAAAAAAGTTTAAACTCGAGTGTTTCACTAAAAGAGTTGTGCCCCACTTGGATCAGGAAGGTCAAATATTCAAATGTAAACGGAATTAGCGGCGAGATCTTTCTACAACATTTACTTTTTAGCCACGGTTTCGTGATGCCTTGCCACCTCAGCATTTTGACTCTCCCTTATCAGCCTCCATAGTTAATGATGCCATAAGTCTCTATATGTttcttaaatttgatatttagtccctctattttttagatttcaaaattcaagtccatctgttaacattattaaaattattttattaaattcaggtTCATTATAACGTCAATTTTCAGtaacattgattttttttaaagctcAAAATGTCGCACCaaca includes the following:
- the LOC105789349 gene encoding protein HAIKU1, producing MDNSKNRLNDHLGVNKIGKNIKKSPLHQPNFANNATRQQPQPQVYNISKNDFRNIVQQLTGSPSHNDPLPRPPQNPPKPQSMRLQRIRPPPLTPINRPHIPPPAPVPAPVPAHAPAPVPPPGPYNNPGLVRPGPPGQYGQPPSTMMQPMVPGDAPWANTADSPISAYMRYLQTSLIDPSPVGNQVQPQLHPLVPGQPHLPPPSSGLLPNPPMPALPSPRGVNGPVPMAPNLPHPRMNGPITPMSNLPSPRMNGPGLLPSPTSQFLLSSPTGYMNLLSPRSPYGLLSPGVQFPPLSPNFAFSSMGQPGVLGPGPQPPPSPGFFPLSPSGFFPYPSPRWRDQ